A single window of Acidobacteriota bacterium DNA harbors:
- the queC gene encoding 7-cyano-7-deazaguanine synthase QueC, protein MSDHLPKAIALLSGGLDSTTTLAIAKNQGYEIYALTFRYGQRHEFEIEAAKKIAKQFGVSQHVIAQIDLRAFGGSALTSDIDLPKGRSIAEMSHGIPVTYVPARNTIFLSFALAWAEVLEVNDVFIGINALDYSGYPDCRPEYIEAYQNMANLATKAGVEGRQQLKIHTPLIYLTKAEIIRRGGELGVDYSMTSTCYDPSANGEACGQCDACLLRLKGFAENGISDPARYQTGE, encoded by the coding sequence GTGAGCGATCATTTACCTAAAGCCATAGCGCTGCTAAGTGGAGGGCTTGATTCCACAACGACATTGGCGATTGCCAAGAATCAAGGATATGAAATCTACGCTCTTACTTTCAGATATGGGCAGCGGCATGAATTCGAAATAGAAGCCGCCAAAAAAATTGCCAAACAATTTGGTGTTTCACAACACGTCATCGCTCAAATAGACCTACGTGCATTCGGCGGCTCCGCACTGACCAGTGACATTGATCTGCCCAAAGGACGCTCCATTGCTGAGATGTCTCACGGCATACCGGTCACGTATGTTCCGGCACGCAACACTATCTTCCTGTCATTCGCGCTGGCGTGGGCGGAAGTTCTGGAGGTCAACGATGTCTTCATCGGCATCAATGCTCTTGACTACAGCGGCTATCCGGACTGTCGGCCAGAGTACATCGAGGCATATCAAAATATGGCGAACCTCGCGACAAAGGCCGGGGTTGAAGGTCGCCAACAATTGAAGATTCACACCCCTCTGATCTATCTCACAAAAGCTGAAATCATTCGGCGCGGGGGCGAGTTGGGAGTTGACTATTCGATGACAAGCACATGTTATGATCCATCAGCAAATGGGGAAGCCTGTGGTCAGTGTGATGCATGTTTATTGCGGTTGAAAGGATTTGCGGAGAACGGTATCTCTGACCCGGCGCGATACCAAACGGGAGAATGA
- the queE gene encoding 7-carboxy-7-deazaguanine synthase, which produces MIYAVKEIYYTLQGEGAQTGRAAVFCRFAGCNLWSGREKDRASAICQFCDTDFIGTDGPAGGKFSSAQELGHAVASIWAPSHSINHRPYVVCTGGEPLLQLDEKLVSVFHDRGFEVAIETNGTRLPPPGIDWICVSPKAGAELLLCSGNELKLVYPQAGADPENFQHLNFQHFYLQPMDGPERDANTKLAIEYCLLHPQWRLSLQTHKLLGLP; this is translated from the coding sequence GTGATCTACGCAGTCAAGGAAATTTATTACACTCTCCAGGGGGAAGGCGCCCAAACGGGACGAGCCGCGGTCTTTTGTCGTTTTGCGGGTTGCAATCTCTGGTCTGGCCGCGAGAAAGATCGCGCTTCAGCCATCTGCCAGTTCTGCGATACGGATTTTATTGGCACGGATGGTCCGGCCGGCGGAAAGTTTTCATCCGCTCAAGAATTGGGACACGCCGTCGCCTCAATCTGGGCTCCATCACATTCAATCAACCATAGGCCGTACGTTGTTTGCACTGGCGGTGAACCGCTCCTGCAACTCGACGAAAAGCTGGTGTCGGTTTTCCACGATCGTGGGTTTGAAGTCGCAATCGAGACAAATGGCACTCGATTGCCTCCCCCAGGCATTGATTGGATCTGTGTTAGCCCGAAAGCCGGGGCGGAACTTCTTCTTTGCTCTGGAAACGAACTCAAATTGGTCTATCCTCAAGCAGGAGCAGACCCAGAAAACTTCCAGCACCTAAATTTTCAACACTTCTATTTACAGCCGATGGATGGACCAGAAAGAGATGCGAATACGAAGCTTGCAATCGAATATTGCCTGTTGCATCCCCAATGGCGGTTAAGCTTGCAGACTCATAAACTGCTAGGCCTACCGTAG
- the queD gene encoding 6-carboxytetrahydropterin synthase QueD yields MDIFKIFSIEAAHRLPHVPPAHKCSRLHGHSFKVEIHVRGKVENETGWVMDFADIKQAFQPIFEQLDHHYFNEIGGLENPTSENLAKWIWQRLRPTLPGLNKIIVNETCTSGCVYQGEDD; encoded by the coding sequence ATGGATATATTCAAGATATTCTCTATCGAAGCAGCCCATCGTTTGCCCCACGTTCCTCCAGCTCATAAATGCAGCAGATTACATGGGCATTCATTCAAAGTAGAAATCCACGTTCGCGGCAAAGTCGAGAATGAGACCGGGTGGGTGATGGATTTCGCCGACATCAAACAGGCTTTTCAACCAATCTTCGAACAATTGGATCACCACTACTTCAATGAGATCGGTGGGCTCGAAAACCCCACGAGCGAAAACCTTGCAAAGTGGATCTGGCAACGTTTGAGACCCACACTGCCTGGACTCAACAAAATTATCGTCAATGAGACCTGCACTTCTGGTTGTGTCTACCAGGGTGAGGATGATTGA
- a CDS encoding GTP cyclohydrolase I FolE2, with protein MDDVQNFQDDRSIPIDQVGVSELRYPIVVLDRDQGKQHTVARLKMSVNLPHHFKGAHMSRFLEVLNEHHGDVTMHTLPAILHALRERLEAESARIEISFPYFLERSAPVSKAKGLMDYNCTFVGEVNGGNDDFIIGVQVPVTTLCPCSKKISDYGAHNQRGYVNIEIRSARSESGNPEMIWIEELIDIAERSASAPVYPLLKRADERHVTMQAYDNPVFVEDLVRNVAVRLQNDKRVAWFRVNVENHESIHNHNVFASIERTRPTTEEKKT; from the coding sequence ATGGATGATGTTCAAAACTTTCAGGACGATCGCAGCATCCCGATAGATCAGGTTGGCGTCAGCGAGTTACGTTATCCCATCGTCGTGCTCGATCGTGATCAGGGGAAACAGCATACAGTCGCCCGCCTGAAAATGTCCGTGAATTTGCCGCATCATTTTAAGGGCGCCCATATGAGCCGTTTCCTCGAAGTTCTCAACGAACATCATGGAGACGTAACGATGCATACATTACCGGCAATACTTCATGCTTTGAGAGAGCGCCTTGAAGCCGAGAGCGCGCGAATTGAAATCTCTTTTCCCTACTTCCTCGAGCGGTCCGCACCCGTGAGCAAAGCCAAAGGTTTGATGGATTATAATTGCACTTTTGTCGGCGAAGTTAACGGCGGCAATGATGATTTCATTATCGGGGTACAAGTTCCTGTGACTACTCTTTGCCCATGCAGCAAGAAAATCAGCGATTACGGAGCGCACAATCAACGCGGCTATGTCAACATTGAGATCCGCAGTGCCCGATCTGAAAGCGGTAATCCGGAAATGATCTGGATCGAAGAGTTAATTGATATTGCTGAACGATCGGCATCTGCGCCAGTCTACCCACTTCTTAAACGTGCGGATGAGCGGCATGTCACGATGCAGGCGTATGACAACCCTGTCTTCGTCGAGGATCTGGTACGGAACGTGGCTGTCAGGTTGCAAAACGATAAACGAGTGGCCTGGTTTCGCGTCAATGTCGAAAATCACGAAAGCATTCATAATCACAATGTCTTTGCCAGCATCGAGAGAACAAGGCCAACAACCGAGGAGAAAAAAACTTAA
- a CDS encoding TauD/TfdA family dioxygenase: protein MFDRIESDNRFPAEVLVDQPLPKWGEDFKEYLRALLRDHHVLILRGLELTPADQVTFTSIFGDVAMPWDNHRKHPETALVQVISNAGRKSDYKSATLHWHSDESFTIQPNRYTALHALMVPSFGGNTLFADLHAAYRDYPEDAKLPLARLKGVHSFRLLMGPMVAARVSREAARAEEERFPDVRHPLVRTIPGTGQKAFFLNQLCVSHVETLTATESDDLLNSLYAHCLQDKYIYSHKWRVRDTIIWDNSCLLHRAANIPVDEPRVFHRTITHGQIPEA from the coding sequence ATGTTTGATCGTATCGAGAGTGATAACCGTTTCCCTGCTGAAGTGCTCGTTGATCAGCCGCTTCCAAAATGGGGAGAAGATTTTAAAGAATATCTTCGGGCTTTGCTCCGAGACCATCATGTCCTCATCCTGCGCGGCCTGGAGTTGACGCCGGCCGACCAAGTCACCTTCACAAGTATATTTGGCGATGTTGCCATGCCTTGGGATAACCATCGTAAGCACCCTGAAACGGCACTAGTCCAAGTCATTTCCAACGCGGGGCGAAAGAGCGACTACAAAAGCGCTACTCTGCACTGGCACTCCGATGAGTCGTTCACAATTCAACCAAACCGATACACGGCGCTCCACGCCTTGATGGTTCCATCATTCGGTGGGAACACCCTTTTTGCTGATCTGCATGCGGCCTACAGAGATTATCCTGAGGATGCCAAGCTCCCGCTTGCGCGGCTGAAGGGAGTGCATTCTTTCCGCCTGTTGATGGGTCCGATGGTAGCGGCGCGAGTCTCACGGGAAGCAGCTCGCGCAGAAGAGGAACGGTTTCCCGATGTGCGGCATCCTTTAGTTCGCACAATTCCCGGGACCGGTCAGAAGGCCTTCTTTCTGAACCAACTGTGCGTATCACATGTAGAGACGCTAACAGCAACTGAAAGTGATGACCTTCTCAACTCGCTTTATGCTCATTGTCTTCAAGATAAGTATATCTACTCTCACAAGTGGCGTGTCCGAGACACAATAATCTGGGACAACTCTTGTTTACTGCACCGTGCAGCAAACATACCTGTGGATGAGCCGCGAGTCTTTCACAGAACCATCACCCATGGCCAGATTCCCGAAGCCTAA
- a CDS encoding aminotransferase class V-fold PLP-dependent enzyme, with protein MIYFNTGWASLLAPHVLETMESVFRTESELGPASLAGLRNAEEWEERCRASLARLMKCNHEELILTHGSRDGIEHVLVNMAWGVGDSIVTTSLEHSALRDGCQALAKRHGVNVRIVEIGESDRSDEAVAKVVEAIMDTGPRLVAVSHLQYGWGLYIPLEAVREATRRIGALLLVDGAQSVGHVPIRLDRDQADFYTVSGQKWLGGPSGTGALFVRRDIGNAHGQSRHETGSGWENYNSGHFLSNRPVLSGHSVALLAGLTVAVDTLCEEEVARRLDHARGLERLLRRELVESRVQVVGPHIEECNGMLAIRVEGITPGRLQSWLEETHGIVVRRVAKIDAIRLCITGQHVEEDIRRTVKALREAVEVLL; from the coding sequence ATGATCTATTTCAACACTGGCTGGGCAAGCCTGCTGGCGCCCCATGTATTAGAGACTATGGAATCGGTGTTCCGAACGGAATCTGAACTAGGGCCCGCTAGTCTCGCTGGACTTCGGAATGCTGAGGAGTGGGAAGAACGTTGTCGCGCGTCGCTAGCGCGCTTGATGAAATGTAACCACGAAGAACTCATACTCACGCACGGTAGTCGTGATGGAATTGAGCATGTGCTAGTTAATATGGCGTGGGGTGTTGGTGACAGCATCGTGACTACAAGCCTGGAGCACTCTGCTCTACGCGATGGATGCCAGGCGCTGGCGAAGCGACATGGGGTCAATGTCCGAATCGTCGAAATCGGCGAAAGCGACAGATCGGATGAAGCAGTGGCAAAGGTGGTGGAAGCCATAATGGATACGGGCCCCCGGCTGGTTGCGGTAAGCCATCTCCAATATGGATGGGGCTTGTACATACCGTTGGAGGCGGTTAGAGAAGCAACGCGCCGGATAGGCGCGTTGCTATTAGTTGACGGGGCTCAGAGTGTGGGTCATGTACCAATACGGCTTGATAGGGATCAGGCAGACTTCTACACAGTGTCGGGGCAGAAATGGTTAGGCGGGCCAAGCGGTACTGGCGCGCTATTTGTTCGAAGAGACATTGGGAACGCACATGGACAATCAAGACACGAGACCGGATCAGGTTGGGAGAACTATAACTCCGGCCATTTCTTGAGCAACCGGCCTGTCCTGAGCGGACATTCTGTCGCACTGCTTGCTGGTTTGACAGTTGCGGTTGATACCCTTTGTGAAGAGGAAGTGGCACGGCGACTCGATCACGCTCGCGGGCTTGAACGGCTACTGAGAAGAGAACTGGTTGAATCAAGGGTTCAAGTCGTGGGACCACACATCGAAGAGTGTAATGGAATGTTGGCGATCCGAGTCGAAGGCATCACCCCCGGCAGGCTCCAGTCGTGGTTAGAAGAAACGCATGGGATAGTTGTGCGCAGGGTCGCGAAAATCGACGCAATCCGCTTATGTATTACTGGCCAACATGTGGAGGAGGACATTCGACGTACGGTGAAGGCATTGCGAGAGGCTGTGGAAGTATTGTTGTAA
- a CDS encoding DinB family protein — translation MDEINLRFSVARIAAELRDSLQQLEWVVGLIPANWHYRQPNGQIRGLSDEKNRSPAVHIAHLALYEELLANPVLAELSEGRDGTRVASSGHVSWMLPQVEALAQQPLSEILERLRHARAEHIRIVQRFDDASFNRPLTRLWSTGESKTRLESAGWAAAKTVQHTGEHANMLFRFALFHTDEY, via the coding sequence ATGGATGAAATCAATCTTCGCTTTTCGGTAGCGCGTATCGCGGCAGAATTAAGAGACTCGCTACAACAACTTGAATGGGTTGTCGGCCTGATTCCTGCTAACTGGCACTATCGCCAGCCCAATGGGCAAATCCGCGGCCTCAGTGACGAAAAGAACCGATCACCTGCCGTGCACATCGCCCATCTCGCTTTATACGAGGAACTGCTGGCAAATCCTGTTCTGGCAGAGCTAAGCGAGGGTCGGGATGGAACACGTGTCGCCTCTTCCGGCCACGTGTCCTGGATGTTGCCCCAGGTTGAGGCGCTGGCTCAACAGCCATTGTCCGAAATCCTCGAACGCCTGAGACATGCCCGGGCCGAGCATATTCGTATTGTCCAGCGCTTCGACGATGCCAGCTTTAACAGGCCGTTGACGCGCTTGTGGAGCACCGGTGAGTCGAAGACGCGCCTTGAGTCGGCCGGCTGGGCGGCGGCGAAAACAGTGCAACACACGGGAGAGCACGCGAACATGCTGTTTCGTTTCGCTCTCTTTCATACTGATGAGTATTAG
- a CDS encoding AAA family ATPase: MTDQTNVNEPLGKLRGIESQLGTLLIEREEVVRTALLALLCKENLVVVGPPGTAKSQLITQLAQRVGDASGNGLRCFVYLLTKFTTPEELFGPVSISGLKADDYRRVTTGKLPEAELAFLDEIFKASSAILNNLLRLMNEGEFENGKQTMQVPLISLFGASNELPQDAELEALFDRFLLRLTVDYVSESGFTKLQHLLANHQTGVPPQTISQSELTALQHSAAKIPLPSSVIDAIAQLRRDLAAKGIRLSDRRWGKTHGVLRAHALLEGRGAIEEDDLIVLKHVLWSAPDQQTDVSRLCARIGNPINGKATELTDQAASVFDTTILAHQEGRDTQEKVAIVAEGIDKFKNIHATLTQLQEQASAQGRPTDKIEKAISSVLVMREKVGALILGAM, from the coding sequence ATGACTGATCAAACCAACGTCAACGAACCGCTCGGCAAGCTGCGAGGGATTGAGTCTCAGCTTGGCACATTGCTGATTGAACGCGAGGAAGTTGTGCGCACAGCATTGCTCGCATTGCTCTGCAAAGAGAATCTGGTGGTCGTCGGCCCGCCGGGGACGGCGAAGTCGCAACTCATCACGCAGCTTGCCCAGCGCGTGGGTGACGCTTCCGGCAACGGACTACGGTGCTTCGTCTATCTGCTCACGAAGTTCACCACGCCGGAAGAACTCTTCGGGCCAGTCTCCATCAGCGGATTGAAAGCGGATGATTACCGCCGCGTCACCACCGGAAAACTGCCCGAAGCGGAACTCGCATTTCTCGACGAAATCTTCAAAGCATCTTCGGCGATTCTCAACAACCTGTTGCGCTTGATGAACGAAGGCGAGTTCGAGAATGGGAAGCAGACGATGCAGGTTCCGCTGATCTCGCTGTTCGGCGCGTCGAACGAATTGCCGCAGGATGCAGAGCTTGAAGCCTTGTTTGATCGCTTCCTGCTGCGGTTGACTGTGGATTACGTCAGCGAAAGTGGATTCACCAAGCTTCAGCATTTGCTCGCCAACCATCAGACAGGGGTTCCGCCACAAACGATCAGCCAGTCCGAACTTACCGCATTGCAGCATTCGGCAGCGAAGATTCCGCTTCCGTCATCGGTCATTGATGCAATTGCGCAATTGCGCCGCGACCTTGCGGCCAAAGGCATCCGGCTGAGCGACCGGCGCTGGGGCAAAACGCATGGCGTGTTGCGGGCGCACGCATTACTCGAAGGGCGCGGCGCGATTGAGGAAGATGATCTGATTGTTCTCAAACATGTGCTCTGGTCAGCGCCCGATCAGCAGACTGACGTCAGTAGGCTTTGCGCGCGCATCGGGAATCCGATCAACGGCAAAGCGACGGAACTCACCGACCAGGCCGCCTCCGTGTTTGACACGACGATTCTTGCGCACCAGGAGGGGCGGGACACGCAGGAAAAGGTCGCCATCGTCGCCGAAGGGATAGACAAGTTCAAAAACATCCACGCCACGCTGACGCAGCTACAAGAGCAGGCCTCCGCACAGGGACGACCGACTGACAAAATCGAGAAGGCCATCAGTTCGGTGCTGGTGATGCGCGAAAAAGTCGGCGCGCTCATCCTCGGCGCGATGTGA
- a CDS encoding DEAD/DEAH box helicase family protein, translating to MTAHVDFHFASVEELDGLGSATSRSNHNIAAISLLKQLEAVSCAPGDLTLHQQRTLAKYTGWGDSEVLKRAFPQGAYSWAEPCDELKGLLTQEETESLRASTLNAHYTRLDIIRAIYAAVEHLGLPSWGKLRVLEPAGGVGHFFGAMPASLAINSERAAVEPDSITARILERLYPATRVFACGFEAAQLPKEYFDLIISNVPFGDYAVHDPAIKDKRLRECIHDYFFVKSLSLLKPGGVLAFITSRYTLDKKKNAIRLHMAQQAELLAAARLPDNAFKRNAGTQVVTDVIILRKRLAPISSSEANALAWVETEMRLLCDDNMGETEMPVNRLFVANPDLVLGEMKLDRGMYARADLRVAPKHDDLSTALREKLIAQLPASPLTAPAAISSVAIQHSQAQPAKESSESEDGLIEDQRNSTARARASALFELYLQAKQVIRLQLDDADDEILAEAQCELNLRYERVRRRYGAINHPRTTRGLDTQNPILPFLRALEEPNANGGWRKAPFFHTRTIRPLRQSTTADNPKDALLQCLNELGRVDPDFIAGRCGVSRAETIAALEGLIYETHDGRYVTAEEYLSGNVRLKLREAEAAAKLNTTFAGNVEALKGVVPPALGQEEISARLGSGWIPADVITDFIRELLPGYKGQAQYHEQLGAWTVANADHFTLQSVEATQTWGTGRRNAIQLIDDALNLRQPTVHDLIVIKGKEQPVINDAETTSAQAKLTEIRQRFAGWVWAGAKRAERLIEIYNERYNGLRERRYSGSHLQFPGMSRSFEPRPHQKDGVWRILQSRATLLGHCVGSGKTALSIIAARELKRLGLARKALVAVPNHLLVTQWQREALRLYPDLKILAPGKADLSRSQRGELMSRIATGDWDLILIPHPSFTMLPVRQATVARFIEREVDQLRAYLEELQTNDKDEVTKKSVKEIERAIRRLEAKLLNTQSDIARSSEATICWEELGVDALFVDEAHYFKNLYCPTKMTRVAGMPNTESQRAFDMFIKVRSVLESGGRVVFATGTPISNSIAECYVMMKYLQLELLEELGLQHFDAWAQMFTDTSQSVEMKPDGSGFRVHTRFNRFTNLPELAAIWRQVLDVKTAEQLQLPRPQIHGGGAQVIKSPKSPALDRIIQSLAKRAEAISKRWVSPEEDNMLRITTEGRKAALDPRLVDPAAPADSNGKISQVVRNLMRFYQESHGTHGVQLVFVDTNCPRTKAE from the coding sequence ATGACCGCTCATGTAGATTTCCATTTTGCATCTGTGGAAGAGCTTGATGGCCTTGGATCAGCGACATCGCGTTCCAATCACAATATTGCTGCCATTTCACTTCTCAAACAGCTTGAGGCTGTGTCGTGTGCTCCGGGTGATCTCACGCTGCATCAGCAGCGCACTCTTGCCAAATATACGGGCTGGGGAGATTCCGAGGTCCTCAAACGAGCATTCCCACAGGGCGCATATTCATGGGCCGAGCCTTGTGACGAACTCAAGGGTTTGCTGACGCAAGAGGAGACAGAATCGTTGCGCGCCAGCACGCTCAATGCTCATTACACTCGGCTAGACATCATTCGCGCTATTTACGCGGCGGTTGAACATCTCGGGTTGCCTTCCTGGGGAAAACTGCGCGTGCTGGAACCAGCGGGTGGGGTCGGACATTTTTTCGGCGCAATGCCAGCGTCACTGGCGATCAACAGTGAACGGGCTGCCGTTGAGCCTGATTCAATCACTGCGCGAATCCTGGAACGACTCTACCCGGCAACGCGCGTCTTTGCCTGTGGATTTGAAGCGGCGCAACTGCCAAAGGAATACTTCGACCTGATCATCTCGAACGTGCCATTCGGTGACTATGCGGTTCACGATCCGGCAATCAAAGACAAACGGTTGCGGGAGTGCATTCACGATTACTTTTTCGTCAAAAGCTTGTCGTTGCTCAAGCCTGGTGGAGTTCTTGCCTTCATCACTTCACGCTACACCCTGGATAAAAAGAAAAACGCAATCCGGCTCCATATGGCCCAGCAGGCCGAGCTGCTCGCGGCGGCGAGGCTGCCGGATAATGCCTTCAAACGCAACGCCGGCACGCAAGTGGTCACCGATGTCATCATCTTGCGGAAACGACTTGCGCCTATCAGCAGTAGTGAAGCTAATGCACTGGCCTGGGTTGAAACTGAGATGCGACTCCTGTGCGATGACAACATGGGTGAGACCGAGATGCCGGTCAATCGCCTTTTCGTGGCAAATCCGGATCTGGTGTTGGGTGAAATGAAACTGGATCGTGGAATGTACGCGCGCGCTGATCTTCGTGTTGCTCCAAAGCATGATGACCTTTCCACAGCGCTTCGTGAAAAGTTGATTGCTCAGCTTCCCGCAAGTCCACTAACGGCTCCGGCTGCCATCTCATCTGTCGCAATTCAACATTCTCAAGCGCAGCCCGCAAAGGAAAGTTCCGAAAGCGAAGATGGCCTGATTGAGGATCAACGGAACAGCACTGCCCGCGCCAGAGCGAGCGCGTTATTTGAGTTGTACCTTCAAGCCAAACAAGTGATTCGGTTACAGCTTGATGACGCAGATGATGAGATTCTGGCTGAGGCGCAATGCGAATTGAACTTGCGGTATGAACGCGTTCGCCGCCGTTACGGAGCGATCAATCATCCACGCACAACACGCGGCCTTGATACCCAAAATCCGATTCTGCCTTTTCTGCGCGCCCTTGAGGAACCGAATGCGAACGGCGGCTGGCGCAAAGCTCCTTTCTTTCACACGCGCACGATTCGCCCGCTCCGACAAAGCACGACGGCAGACAATCCGAAAGACGCCCTGCTGCAATGCCTGAATGAACTCGGTCGGGTTGATCCCGACTTCATCGCAGGCAGATGCGGGGTGTCGCGCGCGGAAACCATTGCCGCTCTCGAAGGTCTGATCTACGAAACGCACGACGGGCGTTACGTCACGGCAGAGGAATATCTGTCAGGCAATGTTCGCTTGAAATTGCGAGAAGCAGAAGCCGCCGCGAAATTGAATACGACTTTTGCCGGGAACGTCGAGGCGCTCAAAGGTGTCGTGCCGCCGGCGCTGGGGCAGGAGGAGATCTCCGCGCGACTCGGTTCCGGCTGGATTCCTGCTGATGTCATCACAGACTTCATCCGCGAATTGCTGCCGGGTTACAAAGGCCAAGCGCAGTATCACGAACAACTCGGCGCGTGGACGGTCGCCAACGCCGATCATTTCACCCTGCAATCGGTAGAGGCCACGCAGACTTGGGGGACAGGCAGACGCAACGCTATCCAGCTTATTGATGACGCGCTGAATCTCCGTCAGCCGACGGTTCACGACCTGATCGTAATCAAGGGGAAAGAGCAGCCGGTCATCAACGATGCGGAAACGACGAGCGCGCAGGCCAAGCTGACTGAAATTCGGCAGCGGTTCGCTGGTTGGGTCTGGGCGGGCGCAAAGCGGGCGGAAAGGCTGATAGAGATTTACAACGAGCGATACAACGGACTGCGCGAGCGGCGCTACAGCGGATCGCATCTGCAATTTCCCGGAATGAGCCGGAGCTTCGAGCCGCGCCCGCATCAGAAAGACGGCGTGTGGCGCATTCTGCAATCACGCGCGACGCTGCTCGGTCATTGTGTCGGCTCTGGCAAAACGGCGCTCTCGATCATCGCCGCACGCGAACTCAAACGGCTCGGCCTGGCCCGCAAAGCCCTTGTCGCCGTGCCAAATCATTTGCTCGTGACGCAATGGCAACGAGAAGCGCTGCGGCTTTATCCCGATCTGAAAATTCTCGCGCCGGGTAAGGCTGACCTCAGCCGTTCGCAGCGCGGCGAACTGATGTCGCGCATCGCTACCGGTGACTGGGACTTGATTCTCATCCCACATCCGAGCTTCACCATGCTGCCGGTGCGGCAGGCAACCGTTGCCCGCTTTATCGAACGCGAAGTGGATCAGTTGCGCGCTTATCTGGAAGAGCTTCAAACGAACGACAAAGATGAAGTCACAAAGAAGAGCGTCAAGGAAATCGAGCGTGCAATTCGACGGCTTGAGGCGAAACTGCTCAACACGCAATCAGACATCGCGCGCAGTTCAGAAGCTACCATCTGTTGGGAAGAACTCGGCGTGGACGCGCTGTTCGTAGACGAGGCCCACTACTTCAAAAATTTGTACTGCCCGACGAAGATGACGCGCGTGGCCGGAATGCCCAACACAGAATCGCAGCGCGCCTTCGATATGTTCATCAAAGTGCGATCGGTGCTTGAAAGTGGTGGGCGCGTCGTCTTCGCCACCGGCACGCCGATCTCCAACTCCATCGCAGAATGCTACGTGATGATGAAATACCTTCAGCTTGAGCTGTTGGAGGAACTGGGGCTGCAACACTTCGATGCGTGGGCGCAGATGTTCACAGACACCAGCCAGTCGGTCGAGATGAAACCGGACGGCAGCGGGTTTCGCGTCCACACCAGATTCAACCGCTTCACCAACCTGCCGGAGCTGGCGGCGATCTGGCGGCAGGTTCTTGATGTCAAAACGGCAGAACAGCTTCAGCTTCCGCGCCCGCAAATTCATGGCGGCGGCGCGCAGGTGATCAAAAGCCCGAAGAGTCCGGCGCTCGACCGGATCATTCAATCGCTCGCCAAGCGCGCGGAAGCGATCAGCAAGCGTTGGGTCAGTCCTGAAGAAGACAATATGCTGCGAATTACGACTGAGGGCCGCAAAGCCGCGCTTGATCCACGCCTGGTTGATCCGGCAGCGCCTGCCGATTCTAATGGCAAGATCAGTCAGGTGGTCAGAAATCTCATGCGCTTCTATCAAGAGTCACATGGAACACACGGCGTTCAGTTAGTTTTCGTTGATACCAACTGCCCGCGAACCAAGGCCGAGTAA